Proteins from a genomic interval of Desulfitibacter alkalitolerans DSM 16504:
- the codY gene encoding GTP-sensing pleiotropic transcriptional regulator CodY, translating to MKSLLEKTRNINRLLQKTAGNPVDFDEIAQVLCQEIDANCYIVSRHGKILGHAFIEGFACEIMENIVYRSERFPETYNDELLRISETKANFSQNENSCVFNSAGQSCLFNSKLSTIVPIMGGGQRLGTLVLAKFNDEFTSEDLILAEYGATVVGMEILRSKAERIEDEARKRAAVHIALGTLSYSELEAVEHIFAELDGDEGVLVASKIADRAGITRSVIVNALRKFESAGVIESKSLGMKGTYIRVLNENLLEELTKLRG from the coding sequence TTGAAATCTTTATTAGAAAAAACCAGAAACATTAACAGATTACTACAAAAAACGGCAGGAAACCCAGTAGATTTTGATGAAATTGCCCAGGTTCTTTGCCAGGAGATTGATGCTAATTGTTATATAGTCAGCAGGCACGGTAAAATACTAGGACATGCCTTTATTGAAGGTTTTGCATGTGAAATTATGGAAAACATAGTATACCGTTCTGAAAGATTTCCAGAAACATATAACGATGAATTGCTAAGAATTAGTGAAACCAAGGCTAATTTCAGCCAAAATGAAAACTCATGTGTATTTAATTCTGCAGGTCAAAGCTGTTTATTTAACAGTAAGTTATCTACTATAGTACCTATTATGGGCGGTGGCCAGCGTTTAGGTACTCTGGTGCTAGCCAAATTTAATGATGAGTTTACAAGTGAAGACTTGATACTGGCAGAATATGGTGCAACTGTGGTAGGCATGGAAATCTTGAGGTCAAAGGCTGAAAGAATTGAAGACGAAGCACGCAAAAGAGCAGCAGTGCACATTGCCCTGGGTACCTTGTCTTATTCTGAGCTAGAGGCAGTTGAGCATATTTTTGCTGAATTAGATGGCGATGAGGGAGTTTTAGTTGCCAGTAAGATAGCAGATAGAGCTGGCATTACAAGGTCAGTAATTGTTAATGCTTTAAGAAAATTTGAGAGTGCTGGTGTCATTGAGTCCAAGTCCCTTGGCATGAAGGGGACCTATATTAGAGTTTTAAATGAGAACTTACTTGAAGAATTAACCAAGTTAAGAGGATAA
- a CDS encoding Tex family protein yields MSDINTSQAAIVKTIAKELVLDVKAVNNVVQLLTEGNTIPFIARYRKELTGSLDEVTILKVWEKWEYINSLNTRKEEVIRLISEQGKLTDELSEKIHQAQILQEVEDLYRPFRQKRRTKAMVAREKGLEPFALWMLSFPKEANVLKEAEKYISEEHDLNTVEDVIQGAKDIIAEVIADDPGIRGALRDIALKEGILQSTVKDKSIDEKNTYEVYYEYEQLASKMPSHRVLAINRGEKEEVLRVKLVCPAEKSIAYIQSRVINSNISPVMSNIEEAIEDSYKRLIEPSIEREIRREITQKAEEQAINVFAKNLRNLLLQPPLKNKIVLGIDPAYRTGCKLAVVDETGKLLAVNVIYPTPPKKEIQKSKEVVKSLVNKYLVNVIAIGNGTASRETEQFIVETIKELNNHVPYIIVNEAGASVYSASSQGREEFPDLQVEERSAVSIARRIQDPLAELVKIDPKSVGVGQYQHDVSQQSLNSALKFVVETAVNQVGVNVNTASVSLLQYAAGLNKTVAANIVNKRDEDGRFANRDQLKNVKKLGKKTYEQCIGFLRIMDGDNPLDRTGIHPETYKETRLLLKHVGLTEDKIGSVELKEALGQINIDALSAKLELGKPTLTDIINNLISPERDPRDQVPKPILRTDVLQIQDLKKGMELQGTVRNVVDFGAFVDIGVKEDGLVHISKLSRNYVKHPMEVVSVGDVVTVWVDNLDMNKGRISLRMVQD; encoded by the coding sequence ATGTCAGATATAAACACATCACAAGCAGCTATAGTAAAAACTATAGCAAAGGAACTAGTCCTTGATGTTAAGGCAGTAAATAATGTGGTCCAGCTGTTAACAGAAGGGAATACAATTCCCTTTATTGCACGTTATCGTAAGGAGCTCACTGGGAGCCTTGATGAGGTGACAATCCTAAAGGTCTGGGAAAAGTGGGAGTATATAAACTCTCTAAATACCAGAAAAGAAGAGGTAATTAGATTAATTAGCGAGCAGGGTAAGCTGACAGATGAATTATCTGAAAAAATACATCAAGCCCAAATATTACAAGAGGTTGAGGACCTATACAGGCCATTTAGACAGAAAAGAAGGACAAAGGCCATGGTGGCCAGAGAAAAGGGTTTAGAACCTTTTGCTTTGTGGATGCTTTCATTTCCCAAAGAAGCTAATGTTTTAAAGGAAGCAGAAAAATACATATCAGAGGAACATGATTTAAATACAGTTGAAGATGTTATTCAAGGTGCAAAAGACATTATTGCAGAAGTTATAGCTGACGATCCAGGTATTCGCGGGGCATTAAGAGATATTGCACTTAAGGAAGGAATTCTGCAGTCCACGGTCAAGGATAAATCTATTGATGAAAAGAACACATATGAAGTTTATTATGAATATGAGCAATTGGCATCAAAGATGCCATCACACCGGGTCCTCGCCATTAATAGGGGAGAAAAGGAAGAGGTATTGAGAGTTAAGCTTGTTTGTCCTGCAGAAAAGAGTATTGCTTACATACAATCACGAGTAATAAATTCAAATATTTCACCTGTGATGAGTAATATTGAGGAAGCCATAGAAGACAGTTATAAAAGGCTTATTGAACCTTCTATTGAACGAGAAATACGAAGAGAAATAACACAGAAGGCTGAGGAGCAGGCTATAAATGTTTTTGCCAAGAATCTTCGAAATCTTTTACTTCAGCCACCCTTGAAAAACAAGATTGTGTTAGGAATTGATCCAGCTTATAGGACTGGCTGCAAGCTGGCAGTTGTAGATGAAACAGGAAAGCTCCTTGCTGTCAATGTTATTTATCCAACACCTCCAAAAAAAGAAATTCAAAAATCCAAGGAAGTTGTAAAAAGCCTGGTTAATAAATACCTGGTAAATGTCATTGCCATTGGAAATGGAACTGCCTCCAGAGAGACTGAGCAGTTTATTGTTGAGACAATAAAAGAACTGAATAACCATGTCCCATACATCATTGTTAATGAGGCAGGAGCAAGTGTATATTCTGCTTCCAGTCAGGGAAGAGAAGAATTTCCTGACCTGCAGGTAGAAGAAAGAAGTGCCGTGTCAATTGCTAGAAGAATACAAGATCCCCTGGCGGAGTTGGTTAAAATTGATCCAAAGTCTGTAGGTGTTGGCCAGTATCAGCATGACGTAAGCCAGCAGAGTCTAAACTCTGCATTAAAGTTTGTGGTAGAAACAGCGGTCAACCAGGTAGGTGTCAATGTGAATACTGCATCTGTTTCTTTATTACAGTATGCTGCTGGCCTTAATAAAACTGTTGCTGCAAATATTGTTAATAAACGTGATGAAGATGGAAGGTTTGCCAATCGGGATCAGTTAAAGAATGTAAAAAAGCTTGGCAAGAAAACCTATGAACAGTGTATAGGGTTTTTAAGAATAATGGATGGAGACAATCCACTGGATAGAACAGGCATCCATCCAGAAACTTATAAAGAAACAAGGCTTCTATTAAAGCATGTAGGTCTTACTGAAGATAAGATTGGTTCAGTTGAGCTTAAGGAAGCATTGGGACAGATAAATATTGATGCTCTAAGTGCAAAACTAGAACTAGGCAAGCCTACCTTAACAGATATAATCAATAATTTAATAAGTCCGGAAAGAGATCCTCGAGACCAGGTGCCCAAACCCATTCTGCGTACAGATGTTCTGCAAATACAGGATTTAAAAAAGGGAATGGAGCTACAGGGGACAGTTAGAAATGTTGTGGATTTTGGAGCATTTGTAGATATAGGCGTGAAGGAGGATGGGCTGGTTCACATTTCTAAACTTTCAAGGAATTATGTAAAGCATCCCATGGAAGTAGTATCTGTTGGAGATGTAGTAACAGTATGGGTTGATAATCTAGATATGAATAAGGGGAGGATCTCCTTACGAATGGTTCAAGACTAA
- the hslV gene encoding ATP-dependent protease subunit HslV, which produces MFHATTIVAVKKGNRLAIGGDGQVTFGDKTVMKQRAKKVRRLFNGKILAGFAGSVADAFTLFDKFEKKLEQHQGNIQRAAVELAKEWRSDRILQKLEALLVVGNHEQLVIISGNGEIIEPDDNIAAIGSGGGYALAAAKALANHTKLSPEEIVTEALHIAASICVFTNHNITVEVL; this is translated from the coding sequence ATGTTTCATGCAACAACTATAGTTGCTGTAAAAAAAGGTAATAGGCTGGCAATTGGTGGGGATGGGCAGGTTACCTTTGGAGATAAAACAGTTATGAAGCAGAGGGCAAAAAAAGTTAGAAGACTATTTAATGGCAAAATACTGGCTGGATTTGCAGGGTCAGTAGCTGATGCATTTACCTTATTTGATAAATTTGAAAAAAAACTGGAACAGCATCAAGGTAATATTCAGCGGGCTGCGGTAGAATTGGCAAAAGAATGGCGTTCAGATAGAATACTTCAAAAACTTGAGGCATTGCTTGTAGTAGGAAATCATGAACAGTTGGTTATTATTTCTGGTAACGGAGAAATAATAGAGCCAGATGATAATATAGCAGCCATTGGTTCCGGTGGAGGTTATGCGTTAGCAGCGGCTAAAGCTTTAGCAAATCATACTAAATTATCTCCAGAAGAGATAGTTACTGAAGCTTTACATATTGCAGCATCAATATGTGTTTTTACAAATCACAATATTACTGTTGAAGTGTTATAA
- the hslU gene encoding ATP-dependent protease ATPase subunit HslU encodes MDYLTPKEIVMHLDKYIVGQGDAKKAVAIALRNRYRRKQLSQELQEEIFPKNIIMIGPTGVGKTEIARRLARLVNAPFIKIEATKFTEVGYVGRDVESIIRDLVETSIRMIKTTKRDKVQKQAEKGVEDRIIDILMPLPAKSKSNKNPLELLFGTDANASDTDAQEQDFQNRIERVKEQREILRSKLNRLELEEELIEIEVQDNTAPTLEIFSGSGMEEMGINFQDMLGGILPKKSKKKRLPIKEAKKILLQQEADKLIDMDEVVTAAINAAEQEGIVFLDEIDKIALQESGHGPDVSRGGVQRDILPIVEGSTVMTKHGPVKTDHVLFIAAGAFHTSKPSDLIPELQGRFPIRVELQSLTKDDFKQILTEPKNSLIKQYTALLETEGIKIDFMEDAINTIAEIGSTVNAQTENIGARRLHTILEKLLEDLFYDAPDIDQKNIIIDKKFVEDKLNNIVQDQDLSRYIL; translated from the coding sequence ATGGATTATTTGACTCCCAAGGAAATAGTTATGCATTTAGACAAATATATAGTTGGTCAAGGTGATGCAAAAAAAGCCGTAGCTATAGCATTAAGAAATAGATATAGACGTAAACAGTTAAGCCAGGAGCTTCAGGAAGAGATTTTCCCCAAGAATATTATTATGATTGGTCCAACAGGAGTTGGCAAAACAGAAATAGCAAGGAGACTTGCCAGGCTTGTTAATGCACCTTTTATAAAAATAGAAGCTACAAAGTTCACAGAAGTAGGCTATGTTGGAAGGGATGTTGAATCTATAATCAGGGATCTGGTAGAAACATCCATTAGGATGATAAAAACTACAAAAAGAGATAAAGTTCAAAAACAAGCAGAAAAGGGTGTTGAGGATAGAATAATTGACATCCTAATGCCCCTGCCAGCTAAATCAAAGAGCAATAAGAATCCATTAGAACTGTTGTTTGGAACAGATGCTAATGCTTCAGACACAGACGCCCAAGAACAGGATTTCCAGAACAGGATAGAGAGAGTAAAGGAACAAAGGGAGATTTTAAGAAGTAAACTCAATAGACTTGAGCTGGAGGAAGAATTAATAGAAATTGAAGTACAAGACAACACAGCGCCAACTTTAGAGATTTTTTCTGGTTCTGGTATGGAAGAAATGGGGATTAATTTTCAAGACATGTTAGGAGGAATTCTGCCAAAAAAAAGTAAGAAGAAAAGATTACCTATAAAAGAAGCAAAAAAAATACTTTTACAACAAGAAGCCGACAAATTGATAGATATGGATGAAGTTGTAACTGCTGCAATCAATGCTGCTGAACAAGAGGGAATAGTCTTTCTTGATGAGATTGATAAAATTGCTCTGCAAGAAAGTGGTCATGGGCCAGATGTCTCAAGAGGTGGTGTTCAAAGAGACATTCTTCCCATAGTAGAGGGCTCAACAGTAATGACCAAGCATGGTCCTGTAAAAACAGACCATGTATTATTTATTGCTGCAGGAGCTTTTCACACAAGTAAACCTTCCGATTTGATACCGGAACTGCAGGGTAGGTTTCCAATAAGAGTTGAGCTGCAGAGTCTTACAAAAGATGACTTTAAGCAGATACTAACAGAACCCAAAAATTCCCTGATTAAACAATATACAGCATTATTAGAAACAGAAGGAATAAAAATTGATTTTATGGAAGATGCTATAAATACAATAGCAGAGATTGGTTCAACGGTTAATGCACAAACAGAAAATATAGGTGCAAGAAGGTTACATACCATATTAGAAAAGCTTTTAGAAGATTTATTTTATGATGCCCCAGATATTGACCAGAAGAATATCATAATAGATAAAAAGTTTGTGGAAGATAAATTAAATAATATAGTTCAAGACCAAGATTTAAGTCGTTATATACTATAA
- the trmFO gene encoding methylenetetrahydrofolate--tRNA-(uracil(54)-C(5))-methyltransferase (FADH(2)-oxidizing) TrmFO produces MLTNSVMVVGGGLAGSEAAWQLAERGVKVILKEMRPIAMTPAHKTDQLAELVCSNSLRADSLDNAVGILKEELRMLKSLIIKCADETRVPAGGALAVDRDRFSRMVTEKISSHENIEVSIEEVKEIPNHRPLVIASGPLTSDSLAQSILEFTGSSYLHFYDAAAPIVTKDSIDMEKVYWASRYDKGEAAYLNCPMTEEEYKAFYDYLVTAEVNKPKVFEKEVYFEGCMPVEVMAKRGFKTLIFGPLKPVGLINPKDNTQPYAVVQLRKDNMEGTLFNLVGFQTSLKWGHQEKLIRLIPGLEKAEIVRYGVIHKNTFINSPELLKPSFQLISQNDIFFAGQITGVEGYVESTASGLVAGINCYNLLKGKDPIVLPTTTAIGALSNYITRPGAGAFQPMNVNFGLFSPLGKTIKDKKLKKALMAKRAMEDLQEIIAGLESI; encoded by the coding sequence ATGCTCACTAACTCAGTAATGGTTGTTGGTGGAGGTCTGGCGGGCTCAGAAGCAGCATGGCAATTAGCAGAGCGTGGAGTTAAAGTTATATTAAAAGAAATGAGGCCTATAGCCATGACTCCTGCTCATAAGACAGATCAATTAGCAGAGCTGGTTTGCAGCAATTCTCTAAGGGCTGATTCCCTTGACAATGCTGTGGGAATATTAAAGGAAGAGCTGCGAATGCTCAAGTCTTTGATAATTAAATGTGCTGATGAAACCAGAGTGCCGGCAGGTGGGGCATTAGCCGTTGATAGAGACAGATTTTCAAGGATGGTCACAGAAAAGATTAGTAGTCATGAAAATATTGAAGTTAGTATTGAGGAAGTTAAGGAAATTCCTAATCACAGACCATTAGTCATAGCTTCAGGACCACTAACCAGTGACAGCCTGGCACAATCTATATTAGAATTTACTGGCTCCAGCTATTTACATTTTTATGATGCAGCGGCCCCCATTGTCACTAAGGATAGTATAGATATGGAAAAGGTCTATTGGGCCTCAAGGTATGATAAGGGGGAAGCAGCATATTTAAACTGTCCAATGACAGAGGAAGAATATAAGGCTTTTTATGATTATCTTGTGACAGCAGAAGTAAACAAACCCAAAGTATTTGAAAAAGAGGTTTATTTTGAAGGGTGCATGCCAGTTGAAGTTATGGCCAAAAGGGGTTTCAAAACCTTAATTTTTGGTCCGTTAAAGCCTGTTGGCCTTATAAATCCAAAGGATAATACTCAACCATATGCTGTTGTTCAGCTCCGCAAAGATAATATGGAAGGTACTCTTTTTAATCTTGTGGGCTTTCAAACCAGTCTAAAGTGGGGTCATCAGGAAAAGTTGATAAGACTGATTCCTGGTCTGGAAAAAGCAGAAATAGTGCGTTACGGGGTTATTCATAAAAATACTTTTATAAATAGTCCAGAACTACTAAAACCTTCCTTCCAATTAATTTCCCAAAATGACATTTTTTTTGCTGGTCAGATTACAGGTGTGGAAGGGTATGTTGAAAGTACAGCTAGCGGTCTGGTGGCTGGAATTAATTGTTACAACCTTTTAAAGGGCAAAGATCCTATTGTGCTTCCTACTACTACTGCCATTGGAGCGTTAAGCAATTACATTACCAGACCTGGAGCAGGAGCTTTTCAGCCCATGAATGTTAACTTTGGGCTGTTTAGCCCCTTGGGGAAAACCATCAAGGATAAGAAGCTCAAAAAAGCTTTAATGGCAAAGCGAGCCATGGAAGATTTACAAGAAATAATAGCAGGCTTAGAGAGTATATAA
- the dprA gene encoding DNA-processing protein DprA gives MENRLYYLGFSKIRGIGPARLERLITYFGDPKKAWEADPVEWTKALGGYAKVSEEFSKTRDKLNLKEYHEFVLSKGIEYITIDDDRYPSLLKQIHDPPFILFYKGLLKGHALNIAIVGSRNCSNYGKEVTKYLAIKLAQKGINVISGMARGIDSHAHLGALSTGGYTTAVLGSGLDVIYPPENKGMFNKIIQNGLVISEYPPGVGPEAANFPARNRLISGLSQGVIVVEAAAKSGSLITVDFALEQGRDVFAVPGNITSKNSRGTNNLLKQGAKIITDIDSVLEEYIGCWNTESESSLHNHGHKIPLSKEEELVLNLINDNPVEIEFLCAKTGLKPDELNSLLTLLEVKGLINQVCGKKIIRSSFNEGI, from the coding sequence ATGGAAAATAGACTATATTACCTGGGATTTTCTAAAATAAGAGGTATTGGTCCCGCCAGGCTTGAAAGGCTGATCACATACTTTGGGGACCCGAAGAAGGCTTGGGAAGCAGATCCTGTTGAGTGGACAAAAGCTCTTGGTGGTTATGCTAAGGTCTCTGAGGAATTTTCCAAAACACGGGATAAATTAAATCTTAAGGAGTATCATGAATTCGTATTATCCAAAGGGATAGAATATATTACAATAGACGATGACCGTTACCCATCATTATTAAAACAAATACATGATCCTCCCTTTATTCTTTTTTATAAAGGGCTTTTGAAAGGGCATGCTTTAAACATTGCAATAGTTGGCTCCCGAAACTGCAGTAATTACGGGAAAGAGGTTACCAAGTATCTAGCTATCAAGTTGGCTCAAAAGGGTATTAATGTTATTAGCGGCATGGCCAGGGGTATTGATTCTCATGCTCATTTAGGAGCATTATCAACTGGAGGCTACACAACAGCTGTTTTGGGATCAGGCCTGGATGTGATATATCCACCAGAAAACAAAGGTATGTTCAATAAAATAATTCAAAATGGATTAGTCATAAGTGAATATCCTCCTGGTGTAGGCCCTGAAGCTGCTAACTTTCCCGCAAGAAACAGGTTAATTAGTGGTCTTTCACAAGGTGTTATTGTTGTAGAGGCAGCCGCCAAAAGTGGCTCACTAATTACCGTTGACTTTGCACTTGAGCAGGGACGGGATGTTTTTGCTGTGCCTGGAAACATAACAAGCAAGAATAGTAGAGGTACAAATAATTTACTAAAACAGGGTGCAAAAATAATTACTGACATTGATTCAGTTCTAGAAGAATACATTGGTTGCTGGAACACGGAAAGTGAATCCTCACTACATAATCATGGGCATAAAATACCCTTAAGCAAAGAAGAAGAGCTTGTATTAAACCTAATCAATGACAATCCAGTGGAAATAGAATTTTTATGTGCTAAAACTGGTCTAAAACCAGATGAATTAAATAGTTTATTAACATTATTAGAAGTTAAGGGTTTAATTAATCAGGTTTGTGGGAAAAAAATAATAAGAAGTTCCTTTAATGAAGGGATATAG
- the topA gene encoding type I DNA topoisomerase — MADVLVIVESPAKAKTLSRFLGRKYIVKSSMGHIRDLPKSQLGVEPENNYEPKYITIRGKGKILKELRESAKKSKKILLAADPDREGEAIAWHLQQVLNIKSDEPCRIEFNEITKGAIAEAVKNPRPIDMKRVDAQQARRILDRLVGYKLSPLLWKKIRKGLSAGRVQSIAVKLVCDREDEIEDFVSEEYWTITGQFGVSKKEKRFEAKLFKISGKNVDIKTSEEAGLIVEKVKGKEAHISKVTKRERRKNPAPPFVTSSLQQEAFRKLNFTAKKTMRIAQQLYEGIDLGKKQGLTGLITYIRTDSTRISEAAQAEAREYIINSYGKEYYPQKSRQYSVKKQAQNAHEAIRPTSVFRAPDDIKANLSRDQLRLYKLIWERFISSQMASAVFDTITIDLTVDDYIFRANGSILKFHGFMKVYIEGSDNTEEELEEGILPEVAEGDKLLALDIIPKQHFTQPPPRFTEASLVKTLEELGIGRPSTYAPIIETIIARGYVQRIQKNFQPTDLGYLVTELLDEYFSSIINVEFTAKMEEELDKIEAGTATWKEVIDKFFSPFEKLLDKAENEIGKIELEDEVSEELCEKCGRNMVIKMGRYGKFLACPGFPECRNTKPIIENIGVKCPQCKAGDIIIRKSKKGRIFYGCSSYPECDFVSWDKPTGLACPECKGFLVEKNSKKENKIVCTSKECDFVDDKAEKETKGDKVNAH; from the coding sequence ATGGCCGATGTTTTAGTTATAGTAGAATCTCCTGCTAAAGCAAAAACCCTAAGTAGATTTCTAGGAAGAAAATATATAGTAAAGTCATCCATGGGACATATCAGAGATTTGCCTAAAAGTCAACTGGGAGTTGAACCGGAGAATAATTATGAACCTAAATATATAACAATACGAGGTAAGGGTAAAATTCTTAAGGAATTACGGGAAAGTGCCAAAAAGTCCAAGAAGATTTTGCTTGCTGCTGACCCTGACAGAGAAGGAGAAGCCATTGCATGGCATTTGCAGCAGGTTTTAAATATCAAGTCAGATGAACCTTGCAGAATAGAATTTAATGAAATCACAAAGGGAGCTATAGCTGAAGCTGTTAAGAATCCCAGACCCATAGATATGAAGCGGGTGGATGCGCAGCAGGCTAGAAGGATCTTAGACAGGCTTGTGGGGTATAAATTAAGTCCCTTATTGTGGAAAAAGATTCGAAAAGGTCTCAGTGCAGGAAGGGTTCAATCAATTGCAGTTAAACTGGTATGTGATAGAGAAGATGAAATTGAAGACTTTGTTTCAGAAGAATATTGGACTATTACGGGACAATTTGGTGTAAGTAAAAAAGAAAAAAGATTCGAAGCAAAACTTTTTAAAATTAGTGGTAAAAATGTCGATATAAAGACTAGTGAAGAAGCAGGGTTAATAGTAGAGAAAGTCAAAGGCAAAGAGGCACACATCTCTAAAGTGACAAAAAGGGAAAGGCGCAAAAACCCTGCACCTCCCTTTGTCACCAGCAGCCTTCAGCAAGAGGCCTTTAGGAAGCTGAATTTTACTGCCAAAAAAACAATGAGAATTGCACAGCAATTGTACGAGGGTATTGACCTTGGGAAAAAACAGGGATTAACAGGCTTGATTACTTATATCAGAACTGATTCTACCAGAATATCTGAAGCAGCCCAGGCAGAGGCCAGGGAATATATTATTAATTCTTATGGGAAAGAATATTATCCCCAAAAATCGCGGCAATACTCAGTTAAAAAGCAGGCCCAGAATGCCCATGAGGCAATAAGACCTACATCTGTTTTTAGAGCTCCTGATGATATAAAGGCTAATCTGTCTAGAGACCAGCTTCGATTGTATAAGTTGATTTGGGAGAGATTTATTTCCAGCCAAATGGCATCAGCAGTTTTTGACACAATAACCATAGATTTAACAGTAGACGATTATATATTTAGAGCCAATGGTTCTATACTAAAATTTCATGGTTTCATGAAGGTATATATTGAGGGCAGTGATAACACAGAGGAGGAACTGGAGGAGGGTATTTTGCCTGAGGTAGCAGAGGGAGATAAGCTGCTGGCATTAGATATTATTCCTAAACAGCATTTTACTCAACCGCCTCCAAGGTTTACCGAAGCATCACTTGTAAAAACACTGGAGGAACTAGGCATAGGAAGGCCAAGTACATATGCCCCCATTATAGAAACTATCATTGCCAGGGGTTATGTACAAAGAATACAAAAGAATTTTCAGCCTACTGACCTTGGATATTTAGTTACAGAGCTGTTAGATGAGTACTTTTCTTCCATAATTAATGTGGAATTTACTGCAAAAATGGAAGAAGAGTTGGATAAAATTGAGGCGGGGACTGCCACATGGAAGGAAGTTATTGATAAGTTCTTCAGTCCCTTTGAGAAGCTCCTTGACAAGGCGGAAAATGAAATAGGCAAGATTGAGCTCGAAGATGAAGTCTCTGAGGAGCTATGCGAAAAATGTGGTAGAAATATGGTTATTAAAATGGGGAGATACGGCAAGTTTCTTGCATGTCCAGGCTTTCCCGAATGCAGAAACACCAAGCCTATCATTGAAAACATTGGAGTTAAGTGTCCACAGTGTAAGGCTGGAGATATTATAATACGTAAAAGTAAAAAGGGAAGAATATTCTATGGCTGCAGTAGCTATCCTGAATGTGATTTTGTCTCATGGGATAAACCAACAGGATTAGCTTGTCCAGAGTGTAAAGGGTTCTTGGTGGAAAAGAACTCAAAAAAAGAAAATAAAATTGTTTGTACTTCAAAGGAATGTGACTTTGTTGATGATAAAGCAGAGAAAGAAACGAAAGGTGATAAGGTAAATGCTCACTAA
- the xerD gene encoding site-specific tyrosine recombinase XerD translates to MNVDGYIIPFNNHLLIEKNLSENTVKAYGDDVKDFLTYCRDLSISIEEIKLLTIRKYLAFLYSKSLSRNSISRKMSALRCFFTHLVNKGILEQSPVLRLSLPKTEKRLPTFLYGEEVTAVLQMPDLQSIYGIRDRAIMEVLYATGVRVSELVSIDIEDISWPNKCIKVLGKRNKERLALLSDMTIHYLKVYISESRVKLLNEKKNTQALFLNNRGDRLTDRSIRNIVKKYIKTAAISKNVSPHTFRHSFATHMLDNGADLRSVQELLGHVELSTTQIYTHFTKSRVKQVYDKAHPRA, encoded by the coding sequence ATGAATGTAGATGGATATATTATACCTTTTAATAACCATCTATTAATTGAGAAAAACCTATCTGAAAATACTGTAAAGGCTTATGGGGATGATGTTAAAGATTTCCTGACATATTGTAGAGATTTGAGTATATCTATAGAAGAAATTAAACTATTGACTATTAGAAAATATCTGGCCTTTTTATATTCTAAAAGCTTAAGCAGAAACTCCATATCAAGAAAAATGTCTGCCCTAAGGTGTTTCTTTACGCACCTGGTAAATAAGGGTATTCTTGAACAATCTCCTGTATTGAGGCTATCCCTGCCAAAAACCGAAAAAAGATTGCCTACATTTTTATATGGAGAAGAAGTCACGGCAGTTTTACAAATGCCAGATTTGCAAAGTATTTATGGCATTAGAGACAGGGCTATAATGGAGGTATTGTATGCAACAGGTGTTAGGGTTAGTGAGCTTGTGTCAATAGACATTGAAGATATTTCCTGGCCAAACAAGTGCATAAAGGTACTAGGTAAAAGAAATAAGGAAAGACTGGCCCTGCTGTCTGATATGACAATTCATTATCTCAAGGTCTACATAAGTGAAAGTAGAGTAAAGCTTCTAAATGAAAAAAAGAATACCCAAGCTCTTTTTTTAAATAACAGGGGAGATAGGTTGACTGACAGAAGCATTAGGAATATTGTTAAAAAGTATATTAAAACAGCAGCCATTAGCAAAAATGTCAGTCCACATACCTTTAGACATAGCTTTGCAACGCATATGTTGGATAATGGGGCTGATTTGCGATCTGTGCAAGAGCTGCTGGGCCACGTGGAACTGTCTACAACACAAATTTATACACATTTTACAAAAAGTCGAGTTAAACAGGTTTATGATAAGGCTCATCCAAGAGCATAA